A genomic segment from Brevundimonas mediterranea encodes:
- a CDS encoding mobilization protein: protein MARRSIAERLAQLEAQRKSLQTKLGKQERARDTRRKILLGALILHRLEKGQDAFSKDQLPDWLRRELPGFITRDDDVALFPDLIGESGAAPLPDKT, encoded by the coding sequence ATGGCGAGGCGTTCGATCGCCGAGAGGCTGGCTCAACTGGAGGCCCAGCGCAAATCGCTGCAGACCAAGCTCGGCAAACAGGAACGGGCCAGGGATACGCGCCGTAAGATTCTGCTCGGCGCCTTGATCTTGCACCGGCTGGAGAAGGGGCAGGACGCCTTCTCCAAAGACCAACTTCCCGACTGGCTGCGGCGCGAGCTACCCGGCTTCATCACCCGTGACGACGACGTTGCCCTGTTCCCCGATCTGATCGGCGAGAGCGGCGCGGCGCCGCTGCCAGACAAGACCTGA
- a CDS encoding type IV secretory system conjugative DNA transfer family protein, whose amino-acid sequence MRRLFGFVGLIITLIGGYLMGTIIGLVFIIPFILIRHTNETEQNWLLLAAGSAGALIAWLKRRAAGAGLEDTGDVHGSARWASEREVRASLGGADGLIVGRENQRGGQLLRYDGEQHLITIAPTRSGKGVGAIIPNLLTANRSILCIDPKGENARITVRARLGFGPVEVLDPFGVSGVPSAAFNPLDGLDPDSLELAEDAALLADALVYDPPGQIGEAHWNEEAKALITGVILHVVCSEHPGARNLVTVRDRLTAAPEAFAEMLAVMQKSRCAGGLVARAANRHLSKSGREAAGVLSSAQRHTHFLDSQRMAAVLEHSDFRFENLKAEVCTVFLVLPPERLSTHARWLRLLVAQAIGDLAKTTARPEPPVLLLLDEFAALGRLEPLEQAFGLMAGYGLQLWPILQDLHQLRSVYGERAGTFLSNAGLIQIFNVGDVETASWVSRSMGSGTVAYRTASSGESQSPGPMMFSQTSTNTSTTDHLVKRELLTPDEVMRLDSSLEILLRQGQAPVAALKVRYFSDPEFTATPTNGLW is encoded by the coding sequence GTGCGCCGGCTCTTCGGATTCGTCGGGCTGATCATCACCCTGATCGGCGGCTACCTGATGGGCACCATCATCGGCCTGGTCTTCATAATTCCGTTCATCCTGATCCGGCACACCAATGAGACTGAGCAGAACTGGCTGTTGCTCGCGGCAGGATCGGCGGGAGCTCTCATCGCCTGGCTAAAACGGCGGGCGGCGGGCGCGGGACTCGAAGACACCGGCGACGTGCATGGCTCGGCCCGGTGGGCGAGCGAGCGGGAGGTTCGGGCGTCACTCGGCGGGGCGGACGGGTTGATCGTCGGTCGCGAGAACCAGCGGGGTGGCCAGCTTCTTCGCTACGATGGCGAGCAGCATCTGATCACCATCGCGCCTACCCGGTCTGGCAAGGGCGTCGGCGCCATCATTCCCAATCTGCTGACCGCCAACCGCTCGATCCTCTGCATCGACCCCAAGGGTGAGAATGCGCGGATCACCGTGCGGGCGCGGCTCGGCTTCGGGCCGGTCGAGGTGCTGGACCCGTTCGGCGTGTCGGGTGTGCCGTCCGCCGCCTTCAATCCGTTGGACGGTCTCGATCCGGACAGTCTGGAGCTAGCCGAGGACGCAGCCCTGTTGGCCGACGCCCTCGTTTACGATCCGCCGGGCCAGATCGGGGAGGCTCACTGGAACGAGGAGGCCAAGGCGCTGATCACCGGCGTCATCCTCCATGTCGTCTGTTCCGAACATCCGGGCGCCCGCAACCTCGTCACCGTGCGCGACCGGCTTACCGCAGCTCCCGAGGCCTTCGCCGAAATGCTGGCGGTCATGCAGAAGTCGCGATGCGCCGGTGGCCTCGTCGCGCGGGCCGCAAATCGGCATCTGAGCAAGAGTGGTCGGGAGGCGGCGGGCGTGCTGTCGTCGGCCCAGCGCCATACCCATTTCCTAGATAGTCAGCGGATGGCGGCGGTGCTGGAGCATTCGGATTTCCGGTTCGAGAATTTGAAGGCCGAGGTCTGCACGGTGTTCCTGGTCCTGCCGCCCGAGCGGTTGAGCACGCATGCGCGCTGGCTGCGTCTGCTCGTGGCCCAAGCCATCGGAGACCTCGCCAAAACCACGGCGCGGCCGGAACCGCCGGTCCTGCTTCTGCTCGATGAATTCGCGGCTTTGGGTCGATTGGAGCCGCTTGAGCAGGCCTTCGGTCTGATGGCGGGTTATGGCCTGCAACTGTGGCCGATCCTTCAGGACCTGCACCAACTGCGGAGCGTCTATGGCGAAAGGGCGGGGACCTTCCTATCAAACGCTGGCCTGATCCAGATCTTCAATGTCGGCGATGTCGAGACCGCGAGTTGGGTGTCCCGGTCGATGGGCTCGGGGACCGTCGCCTACCGAACGGCTAGCAGCGGAGAATCCCAATCGCCGGGGCCGATGATGTTCTCGCAGACGTCCACCAACACCTCCACGACAGACCATCTCGTGAAGCGCGAACTGCTGACGCCGGATGAGGTGATGCGGCTGGACTCCAGCCTCGAGATTCTGCTGCGCCAGGGGCAAGCGCCGGTCGCGGCGCTGAAGGTGCGGTATTTTTCTGATCCAGAGTTCACCGCTACCCCTACCAATGGGTTGTGGTAG